The Nostoc cf. commune SO-36 genomic sequence GGGAGCAGGGGGAAAAATACCAATGCTCAATTCCCAATTCCCAATTCCCAATGCCCAATGCCCAATTCCCAATGCCCAATTCCCAATTCCCAATTCCCAATTACGATATATCTATTTTTTCACTCTTCTTTTTATTAAAAGGAACTCGAACCAAGTTATAAGCTCCCTTGGTGGATATACTCTTGTAATCGTCTGGTTGTAATTCCATTTGTAAAAACTTTTTTGTTCAGCCAATAGCAGCAGTGAACGAGGTTGTAGCCCTTTAGCAGCTTGGTTTTCAATATGCTCTATAGCCTCTTTGGGAAATCTTAAATAATTTACGTGGATGTGGCTGTAAAATACCACACTAGGCTTTTTGAAACCAAGCATAATCAATTCTTCGTTGGGTTCTTTTGCTTCTAGAATGACCCCAGATAATTCCCTTAAGGGTAATTGACGTTCTCGATCAATAAAGAACGAAGCAGGCGTTAAAACAAAAATTAGAAACGCCACAAACCCGATTAAATTAATACTAATAATGTAGTTCCAACGGCGAGTGAGTAAGAAACCCGCAACCAAAATGGCACAAACCAGCCACATTAAACCTGCGATTACTGGTAAACCAGATTTTTGAATTAGTTCGTGAAAGTTACTTATAGCTGGATCAGTACCTAATATCTGGGTTATGTTAAACAATGCTGTTGCCAAAACTGATAAAAATACTACATTTAACCAGCCACTTATTCGCAGAAAAGACGAGGAGATGGACGGAGTGGCGGAAACAGGAGTTTTTTGCTGTGTTTCCGTATCTGGAAAAAGGTCGTTACACAACAGGGCTACCAGGATTGCTGCTGCTGGCATTAAAGGCAATACATAGCTAGGAAGTTTGGTGACAGCAATGCTGAAAAAGCCAAAGATGCTAGCAAACCAGAACCAAGCAAATAAGCCAAATTGCTGAAAACGTTCAACAGATCGCCAATGCGATCGCTGCCAAAACTTTAGTCTAATTATGGAGGCTGGTAAATACACTGAGTAAGGTGCAAAACCCAACAGCACTACTAAAAAGTAAAAATACCAAGGTGCTGAATGGCCATTAACTACCTCTGTAAAGCGTTCCAGGTTGTGATAACCAAAAAAGGCATTAATATAATTCCAGCCATTACGCCAAATTACTAAAACATACCAAGGCACTGATAAACCTAAAAGTATCAATACACCCACGAGAAGGCGCATTTCCCGCAACACCTCTCGAAATTTTCCCACATAAAGCAAAAATACGGCAACAATTAGCCCTGGTAAAACAATTCCCACTGGCCCTTTAGTTAAAATTGCGCCAGCAATCAAGACATAAAAAGCTAAATACCACTTATTCGGGAATAGGTTATGGGGCATTGGGGAGCCAGTGCGTTGCGGAGGTTCCCTCCGTTGAAGCAACTGGCGTGATGGCGCATTGGTTATTCTTTCTCCCCCTGCTCCCCCTGCTCCTTGCTCCCTCGCATATCCTAAAAAGAAACATAACAAAGCTGATCCTATGCATCCGGTGAGCAACATATCAGAGACACCCACTCTCGCCCAAATAATGGTTTCGGGATTGAGTGCCATCAGCGCTGCTGCGATAAAAGATATTAAGTAGCGGCGAGTAGGATGTGAGACTTGCTGTAATTCGTCTTCTTTAGCCAAATACCACTGTATGGTGTAAAAAGCTAAACAAACTAAGCCAAAAGCTGCGATCGCTGAAGGAAGACGTACTGCCCATTCATTCACCCCGATCATGTAATATGCGATCGCTTGACACCAGTAAATTAAAGCAGGTTTATCGAAACGAGTGTCACCATTGAAAAATGGGGTAATCCAATCACCTGTGACGAACATCTGCCGGGATGCTTCGGCAAAAAGCGGCTCTGTCTCATCAATCAAGCCAATATTGCCCAAATTCCACCCAAAAGCTATCCAGCCAACTACTATCAACCACAAAATCGATACAGTTAAACTCAAGGCTGGATTCTTTGCTATTTCGTTGAACCACTGATCAACAGTGTGCTTAACACTCAATTTCATTCTCATTTGTCAATAGTCAACATTCACTAATCAATAGTCGTTGGTTATCTATCTTTTGTTCTTGGGAGTTTCAATTCAACAATTTTCCTCTCCTCAGTACTCTACACGACTATTAGTTCTTCAGTACTAGTAAATATGCACTATGGACTCAGCACTAGTTGCCATTCTCTGTTTTGAGAATTCCATTTAGGTAATTGAGTTTCGCCGACAACATAGGGCCCCCAATAACGACGAGAACCATCTTGTGCAAAAGCAACTAAAATATCTCCCTTCTCCAGCTTTAAATTATTCTGAGGTAGGGATAAAATCAGTCCTTTCTCACTACCTTCTTGGGGAGCAAAATCCCAATGTGCTGGTAGATCATAATTAGTCTGTTTAGTACTAGATCCTTTTGATACCGACTCTCGCGCCAATAAAGCCAACCGCACAGGCTGATTTGTTTGATTGCTCATTCGCAAAGTCCCTTGATCCTTGGATTTGCTAGCTGATTTATCACGATTTGCTAAGACAGGATGAGTATTCTCTTGGCTGCTATGTTCTATTTGATTGACTGGGGTAGTTGCTCTCGATAGACTAGCAGAAATATCTTTATCAGGTAAAACAGGTGTAGACGAAGTTATCTCCCACTCTTGAGTTTTTGTTGGCAGTTGTGAAGATGTATCTGGGTTTGTAGACTCAAAGGATACGCTAACTCCCAAGCATCCCACCAGCGCAACAAGCAGTCCCAAGCAACAAGCTGTAACACCGAGGTTACGATACACTAAAGATTTCATATTGATAGTTATTAGAAATAAATATTTTGTTTAGGCTTGACCAAATAGTAGCCTATTATCCCAAAAGTCAATCACAAAAGTTAGCCTAATATAGACTTTCCTAAAATTAGGAACAGGAAATGTATTGTGATCAAAAGCCACCTTTTAACAGGATGCTTAGAAAATTCTTGGTAGCAAATGTTTAAATATTCTCCTAAATCCACGCTAATCCCTTCTCTTGTTGGGAGACGATAGGCGTAGCTTGCTTCACTATAGGGATACAAGTTAGGAAACCCGTGTAACAAAATAGCTCCCTTTAAAAACAGGCACTTTGAGTTATCGAACAGAATTCAGGAGTCAGGAGTCAGAATTCAGCAATGTTTTGTGTATGACTCGCTAACGCTACGCTATCAGTCGCGGGTCTGAATCCCCGACTTATTTATTCTGACTCCTGGATTTTGAGTTCTGAATTCTTCTTCAATTTCCCCCTTTTTTAGGCTTGCTTGTGGGGATCAAACTAAATATTTATATTTTCTAAACATCCTCTAAGAAAATGTACTTCTCTTGAAGATGATAAAATAGGCAAATTTGAATGAACACTGGAATTCCAGTAGATATCTACAATATTAACAAACAAGCTGATACTAAAATCAATATCATTCTTAAGATAGATATATCTCAAGATATCATGACTTTTCCCCAGAAGCCCTTGTAATGCAAAACACTCGTCTCAATAACTTATTCGATGCCATTGCTACACGCTTGGGGCAATGGTTTTTAAATCCTTGGCGGCGGCTATCGTTGCTAATCATGAGTTTTTTGTTCGGTTTTTTTCTGGCAAACGTAACGTCCACTACAGCCGGTCAACGGGCAGAATTAGATATTTTTGTCGCTGGTTTTTTAGTAGTATTAACGGAAGTAACTAGTAGGATATTTTACAGTCAGAACTTTTTCGCCAAGCGATCGCTCTTCGTAGAATCACTAAATCTGCTCAAAGTTGGTTTCATCTACGGCCTGTTTCTCGAAGCCTTTAAACTGGGATCGTGAGAAGAGGCAGGGGGCAGGGAGAGGTAAGTTATGAATTTGTGGCTGGACGAAATTTTGGCAACGGATGGAGTGGGGGAAACTTGGCAGCAGCAAGCAATAGAAGCAGCGCTGGCAGATCGGTTACGGGCTAAAGCTTTTGGGATTACGCCGGAAAATGTCAATGAGGTGATAAAAGAGCGATCGCATTTACTAAAATCTGTCTTCCCAGCTTTTAGCCAATTCTGCCAAACTACTTTTCAACTCGAACCCCACAAGATGTTACAGGTGTTATGGGACTTGTGGCTGCCGTTGGGAATCAAGCTAGCATCGCAGCGCCAACAGTTAAAACGCCCTCTGATTCAAGGAATATTGGGAGGACAAGGCACTGGTAAAACCACAATGTGCAAAATTCTCAGCTTGATTCTCAATCAATTGGGATACCGGACTGGGAGTTTATCTTTGGATGACTTATATAAAACTTACAGCGATCGCTTACTTTTAACACAAGAAGATCCCCGCTTGATTTGGCGCGGCCCACCAGGAACCCACGATGTAGATTTAGGTTTAAATGTACTAGATCAAATCCGCCAGTTGCAAAGCTCAGTGATGTTTCCGCGCTTTGATAAATCTGCTTTTGGAGGCGCTGGCGATCGCACGACTTCAGATATAGTAACAGGTGTAGATATTGTACTATTTGAAGGTTGGTTTGTGGGTGTGCGACCAATCGACCCAGATTTATTTGATACTGCACCACCCCCAATTGTCACAGATGAAGATAAAGCATTTGCCCGTGATATAAATTTTCGCCTCCACAATTATTTACCACTGTGGGAGCGATTAGACAGCTTAATTGTGCTATATCCAACTGATTATCGCTGTTCGTTGGAGTGGCGCAAACAAGCTGAACAGCAGATGATTGCTGCGGGTAAATCGGGGATGAGTAATGCAGAGATAGAGCAATTTGTCAATTATTTTTGGCGATCGCTTCACCCAGAATTATTTATTAAGCCGTTGGTAAAAGATGCAACAGTGGTTGATCTAGTGATTGAGATCCATGCCGATCATAGCTTTGGTGCAGTGTATTGCGATCGCGCCAAACTGTTTCACTGACAGTCATTAGCAACAATAATCCCTATGCCTACTTTTTAAAATTAAACAGTAGTTGTCAAAATTAAAACGTTTGCAACAAATACTTCTCCATGTATAAGAAAGACTTAAGTTTTTCTAAGAAAGATATAAACAGTTGCTGCAATTGCTTCATACTTTGCAACAAATGCTTCTCCATGTATAAGAAAGACTTAAGTTTTTCTAAGAAAGATATAAACAGTTGCTGCAATTGCTTGATCCTTTGCAACAAATGCTTCTTCATGTATAAGAAACGTTTAAATCGTTGCAACAATCATTGTAATTAGCTTATCTAACAGAATTCAGGAGTCAGGAGTCAGAATTCAGTTGGGTATTCTGACCGAAAAAGCGGATAGCGCAGCGTATACCCTTCGGGATGCTTCGCTTAGAGCGAGTACGCGTACCCTTACAGGGAAGCAAGCTACGCTTTTAGCGTCTCGTAGAGAGCGTCTGAATATTGGCTTAAAACCTTGCCCGCAAGTGGCGCGAAAAGAATTAAAATATTCCTCCTAATTAAAACTCCATCCCTTCATGGGTGGAGTATTCTGACTCCTGTATTCTGACTCCTGACTCCTGTTTATTTTTTAAAATCCAGAATCTTTTCAGTAAGATTAACTAAAGCATTTTTGGATGCGATCGCAACTCAAACATAATTTTGAGCCACTTTCCAATAGCGCGAGAACCGTTTCAGGTCAATATAGCCGTCATAGTCAAAAAATGGTTCTACCTCTAGCACTTCCACTGTTATAGAAGGCTGCATTTGATTACAGATATCATCAAACCGGGGACTGGGACTATTGGCTGTGACAACTAAATTGGCATCATGTTCTTGAGCAAAAGCTAAAATTTCTTGTGCCACATCGCCACGACGAATAACAACGGGTAACTCTAGCAAACATTCGTAGATGAAAGCGAGACGTTTAAGACTCAATTGCCATTCTTCTATCAAAGCCTCGTCCCAAACCCAGATAGCTGGGGCATCAGGGTATTTTTGTAATGCCGGATTATTTGGACTGAGGCAGTCTCCATGTACCCAAACAATTGGTTTATTCATTCTTCACTTTTTACCTTTCTTTCCACGCTGCCAACTTTGGCTATTGGCTTGTTTGCTAAATTCCCCTTTGGGAAAAAGTCGCTGTTCTAATTCTTCATAGCTGCCTTCAAAATCACAATGACCGTAAAGCGGACATTTCTGGCAATAAATGCCTTTGGTGTAGCGTTCTAAATTTTCACGGTTGAAAAAATAAGGTTTCTGACTAAACGTACTGGCAACCCACTGCCACGACATATTATTACTAGCAGGATCACCATCTAAAAGGTGTTCGAGAAACCACTTGGCTCCTGCTTGCCAACGAATACGCTGCCAATGGACAATGTAAGCTGCTAGCCACATTCGGGCGTGGTTATGTAGATAGCCAGTTTCTTTTAAATCATGGCTAAAACCGTCGATGCAAACTCTACCTGTGGTTCCCTGTCTGATATCTTGCGGCAATTCGGCTGCATATTCAGCCACAGTGTAACCAGTTTTGTACTCTTCCTGGTCTTTCCAGATTTTATCCCCTAACTTGACATATAACCGTTGCCAGTAATCGCGCCAACCTAACTCGTTAATTAATTTTGTAGCATCATTTTGGTGCTGTACCCGTTCAAGGACATAATCTCGAATTTCTCGCAAACTCAAAACGCCATAACGGATATAAGGCGAAAGACGCGTGACTGCACCTGTGAAGAAATTACGTGTTTTGGCGTAGCTTACTGGATCAACTTTTTGCAGTGCCTTTTCTGCTGCTTGGCGTCCCCCCACAGTTTCGCTGATGTGGTCATCGCGTTCTGCTACACTTGGGAATTGTTCGCGGAGGTAGGCTACCAACTCATCGCGGTTGGTAAATTCGCGTTGCATATCTTTAGACATTTGAACTTTGAAGGGTGAGAATAAATAAAAATACTTGTAGATTAAGTGATTATTATGACGGATAAATATAAGCATACATCGTAGGGGTTGCCACAACCATCGCTCTCAACCGGATGGGAGAACTTTAAAGATGTATGATTTGTCTGTGGATTTATTGCCGAAACTGGCTTCTGATAAAGAGTTGTTCTGCACTGAGCAAGATAAGTGGTAGCCCTGAAGATGCTTTCATGAGGGCTTCAGTCGTCCAATTGTTAGCCAGCAGATTAGAGAGTGATGTGACGAGCGTCAATGCAATTACAAGCCAGGGTGCGATCGCAACAAAATTCTGTTTCCAAGCTGCCTGTTGGTGCAGTCTACCTTGGCTTTGGCGTGCGGCTTGACGCCAAAACCTAAAGGTACTGAGTACAGCAACAAGATATAACAGTCCGGCGTTCAATAAGAGAGTTGCTTTCAGGTTTGGAGTTATCTCAGGATACTGAAGCGCGATCGCCATTAGACAAACTCCCGTTGCTAGATACAGTAGCGTAAACAGGGTAAATTGTCTCATCGTTTTCTCCTTGTGTCTAATTACAAATTGTTGGGCGGAAATTTGTTAGAGCATATATAAACACATCACTCTTGACTGATAACTGATAACTGGTAACTGATAACTGGTTAAAGGGGATAAAACAATAATTTTAGACAGTGATAAATAATAGCGATCGCTCAACTTATGTACAATTCTAAAGCGATGTCTACGACGGCTTCGCTTACGCAATCTCTCACACCCCTACCATGAGCAACATTCCCCAAGTTGGACAACCAGCGCCAGATTTCTCCACCCGTGACCAAAATGACAATTTAGTTACTCTCGATGACCTCAGCAGTCAGTGGGTTGTCCTCTACTTCTACCCCAAAGATGACACGCCCGGTTGTACCACCGAAGCGAAAGATTTCACCGAGTTGTATCAAGAATTCAGCGAACTGGGAGCGAAAATCTTAGGCGTAAGCCCAGATTTGGGTAAATCTCATTGTAAATTTATCAGCAAACATAACTTGTCAATCACCCTTTTAAGTGACCCAGAACATATTTTGATCGAAGCCTACGGCGCTTGGCGATTGAAAAAATTTATGGGCAAAGAATATATGGGTGTTGTTCGCTCAACTTTCTTAATTTCACCTGATAAAATTATTGCTTATGCTTGGCCAAATGTGAAAACCAAAGGTCATGCTCTGGCAGTTTTAACTAAATTACGGGAATTAGCAGCCACATAACGCGGCTGAATGCAGGTATAGTTACAGCAATGTTACGTAAATCATATAGTAATAAAGCAGGATGTGAGCAGCTTATTTGAGCAAGCGATCGCCGATGCATTGAACTCAGTCAATCCTCAAAAAGTTCTGGAAGGCAAAGTTGCCAATGCTATCATCCAGGCAGGGTTTAATTTAGTTAGTTTTAATAAAACAGTGGGACTAAATGGCGAAGTCGGTGAAATCGATGTGGAAACCAGCAACGCTATCATCGAAGTAACAACCCAAACTGCTCGGAAGCTAAAGCAAGTTCAAAAGTTGATATCAAACTCTGACTTGAATCCCTTGAACAAGCCAGTTATTCTCTATGCACCCAATTATAAATTTACTCCGGCTCAAGATATCATCGCTACAGGCAGTTATGTAGTTTCCAGTCAAGATGAATTATTAGAATTATTATCCATACTAGGAGCATAAGTGATGCCAGAACCCATTTCCCTAATTTCTAGTGCTGAGATTAAACCGGGAGAATTTTTGAGTTTTCTGCAATATTCTGGAGTATTACTACATCCAGATAATGTATATGATGGACGTATTTCTAGAGACAATACTCATGTTTGGATTGTTTTAGATAACACTGAATTAAAAAATTTTAATCCTGATGAAATTGAACTTATAACCCAGAAGCTTACAGCTAAACCTCAAACTCACATTCTACTTGATGTCAGCAAAACTTCAGGAAGTGAACAACTAGCCCTAGAGTTTGCGTGTCAGTTTGCCAAAAAATGGTCTTGTGTTGTATATGATACAAGTCAAAGAGTCTACTCACCAGAAGAATTGTTAGGGTTATGCCAAACAGAACTATAGAAATCCGGTTTGATTACTGAAATTATTTGCGTAGGCTGGGAGTGGGGAGTAGGAAAAAAGACTTTTTGAGTGTACGGAGTTTTTTCAAAAATCAAATATGAGTCCTATAGGTTTTGTTTAGATAGTATATAAAGTTGCATAAATTATGGTTCAATTTATCCAAGCACAAAATGTCGGACTTGCTTATTTGGAAGAAAGATTTAGTCTACAACTAGCCGAAGATGAGGCATTTTTCACAGAATGGTTTGAAAATTTACCGGAAATTACAGATTTAGAAAAGCAAGATTTAGACAAAATAAAACTTCATTTTCTCCGCTTAGTTAAGCGTCCTCCTTTGTCAGAAGAAACGGTGAAATTAGTAGTTTTATCTTCTTTACTCAATTTAGCTGGATTTTATGATGAGCCTTTTTATATGAGAGGCGAAGAATCAATAAGAATTTCTGCGGAAGATGAAGGAGAAATAATTAGAGGTAGAATTGATGTTTTAGTTATTCAAGAACAATTCTGGTTGTTAGTAATTGAATCTAAAAGGTCTAGCTTTTCTCTTTTAGAAGCCGTACCTCAAGCACTTGTTTATATGTTGGCTAATCCTAATCAAGACAAACCTACTTTTGGATTAGTAACAAATGGTAGTCATTTCATTTTTGTAAAACTGACTAAACAAAATATACCCAAGTATGACTTGTCTGATGAGTTTACGCTGTTGAAACGAAAAAGTGAACTGTATCAAGTTCTAAGCATATTAAAAAAATTGAGTCAAAGTTTGAGTTAATAATTATGTTTATTCGTCCTATATACCTTGATTGTCACGCTACTACACCCGTAGATGAACGGGTACTGGCAGCAATGATCCCCTATTTCACAGAGAAATTTGGCAACCCAGCAAGTATTAGTCATGTTTATGGTTGGGAAACAGAAGCTGCTATTAAGCAAACGCGAGAAATTTTAGCAGCAGCAATCAATGCCACACCAGCAGAAATTATTTTTACCAGTGGTGCAACAGAAGCAAATAATTTAGCTATTAAAGGTGTTGCCGAAGCTTATTTTAAAAAAGGTCAACATATTATTACTGTTGCTACTGAACATGGTGCAGTAATTGACCCTTGTAATTATTTAA encodes the following:
- a CDS encoding DUF565 domain-containing protein; this encodes MQNTRLNNLFDAIATRLGQWFLNPWRRLSLLIMSFLFGFFLANVTSTTAGQRAELDIFVAGFLVVLTEVTSRIFYSQNFFAKRSLFVESLNLLKVGFIYGLFLEAFKLGS
- the bcp gene encoding thioredoxin-dependent thiol peroxidase, with protein sequence MSNIPQVGQPAPDFSTRDQNDNLVTLDDLSSQWVVLYFYPKDDTPGCTTEAKDFTELYQEFSELGAKILGVSPDLGKSHCKFISKHNLSITLLSDPEHILIEAYGAWRLKKFMGKEYMGVVRSTFLISPDKIIAYAWPNVKTKGHALAVLTKLRELAAT
- a CDS encoding restriction endonuclease subunit R; translation: MVQFIQAQNVGLAYLEERFSLQLAEDEAFFTEWFENLPEITDLEKQDLDKIKLHFLRLVKRPPLSEETVKLVVLSSLLNLAGFYDEPFYMRGEESIRISAEDEGEIIRGRIDVLVIQEQFWLLVIESKRSSFSLLEAVPQALVYMLANPNQDKPTFGLVTNGSHFIFVKLTKQNIPKYDLSDEFTLLKRKSELYQVLSILKKLSQSLS
- a CDS encoding glycerate kinase; amino-acid sequence: MNLWLDEILATDGVGETWQQQAIEAALADRLRAKAFGITPENVNEVIKERSHLLKSVFPAFSQFCQTTFQLEPHKMLQVLWDLWLPLGIKLASQRQQLKRPLIQGILGGQGTGKTTMCKILSLILNQLGYRTGSLSLDDLYKTYSDRLLLTQEDPRLIWRGPPGTHDVDLGLNVLDQIRQLQSSVMFPRFDKSAFGGAGDRTTSDIVTGVDIVLFEGWFVGVRPIDPDLFDTAPPPIVTDEDKAFARDINFRLHNYLPLWERLDSLIVLYPTDYRCSLEWRKQAEQQMIAAGKSGMSNAEIEQFVNYFWRSLHPELFIKPLVKDATVVDLVIEIHADHSFGAVYCDRAKLFH
- a CDS encoding universal stress protein; this translates as MNKPIVWVHGDCLSPNNPALQKYPDAPAIWVWDEALIEEWQLSLKRLAFIYECLLELPVVIRRGDVAQEILAFAQEHDANLVVTANSPSPRFDDICNQMQPSITVEVLEVEPFFDYDGYIDLKRFSRYWKVAQNYV
- a CDS encoding FAD-binding domain-containing protein, which encodes MSKDMQREFTNRDELVAYLREQFPSVAERDDHISETVGGRQAAEKALQKVDPVSYAKTRNFFTGAVTRLSPYIRYGVLSLREIRDYVLERVQHQNDATKLINELGWRDYWQRLYVKLGDKIWKDQEEYKTGYTVAEYAAELPQDIRQGTTGRVCIDGFSHDLKETGYLHNHARMWLAAYIVHWQRIRWQAGAKWFLEHLLDGDPASNNMSWQWVASTFSQKPYFFNRENLERYTKGIYCQKCPLYGHCDFEGSYEELEQRLFPKGEFSKQANSQSWQRGKKGKK